The Streptomyces spororaveus genome includes a region encoding these proteins:
- a CDS encoding phosphoribosylanthranilate isomerase, with protein sequence MADLFVKICGLRTAHDVDAAVAAGADAVGFVFAPGSPRTVDAATARELAARVPEGVLTVGVFRGQAVAEVRRFAEESGVRGVQLHGEEGPEEFEALRAEGRTLLRATAERVRRCGEYGEDLLLLDAPDPGSGKPWNWGAADFTAPEGRWLLAGGLNPGNVRAALAATGAWGVDVSSGVERERGVKSPELIRAFVGAARA encoded by the coding sequence ATGGCTGATCTCTTCGTCAAGATCTGCGGTCTGCGGACCGCGCACGATGTCGACGCGGCCGTGGCGGCCGGGGCCGACGCCGTCGGGTTCGTCTTCGCGCCCGGCAGCCCGCGGACCGTCGACGCCGCCACCGCGCGGGAGCTGGCCGCGCGGGTGCCCGAGGGGGTGCTCACGGTCGGGGTGTTCCGGGGGCAGGCGGTGGCGGAGGTGCGCCGGTTCGCCGAGGAGAGCGGTGTGCGCGGGGTGCAGCTGCACGGCGAGGAGGGGCCCGAGGAGTTCGAGGCGCTGCGCGCCGAGGGCCGGACCCTGCTGCGGGCCACCGCCGAGCGCGTGCGGCGCTGCGGTGAGTACGGCGAGGACCTGCTGCTGCTGGACGCGCCCGACCCGGGCTCCGGCAAGCCGTGGAACTGGGGGGCGGCGGACTTCACGGCGCCCGAGGGGCGGTGGCTGCTCGCCGGCGGGCTGAACCCGGGCAATGTGCGGGCGGCGCTGGCGGCCACCGGGGCGTGGGGCGTGGACGTGTCCAGCGGGGTGGAACGGGAGCGCGGTGTGAAGTCGCCGGAGCTGATCCGCGCCTTCGTCGGGGCCGCCCGGGCCTGA
- a CDS encoding SDR family oxidoreductase, translated as MNRTALVTGGSRGIGRAIAERLAADGVTVVLAYASDAAAARETVERITEDGGRAFALQAELGSPGSAAALWAAYDALGLDGVDIIVNNAGIGLPIPLGEITEQDFDRVFAVNVRAPFFVVQEALGRLRDGGRIINISSGAARIAMPEILAYGATKGALDTLTLNLAKALGARGITVNSVAPGIVDTDVNAGWLRGNAEAEAHAASLSALGRVGRPEDIADVVGFLASDAARWVTGRVVDATGGSAL; from the coding sequence ATGAACAGGACAGCGCTGGTCACGGGCGGCAGCCGGGGCATCGGCCGGGCCATCGCCGAGCGGCTCGCCGCCGACGGCGTCACGGTCGTGCTCGCGTACGCGAGCGACGCGGCGGCCGCCCGCGAGACCGTCGAGCGGATCACCGAGGACGGCGGCCGGGCCTTCGCCCTCCAGGCGGAGCTCGGCAGCCCGGGCTCCGCCGCCGCGCTCTGGGCGGCGTACGACGCGCTGGGGCTGGACGGGGTCGACATCATCGTGAACAACGCGGGCATCGGACTGCCCATTCCGTTGGGCGAGATCACCGAGCAGGACTTCGACCGGGTCTTCGCGGTGAACGTACGGGCGCCGTTCTTCGTCGTCCAGGAGGCCCTCGGGCGGCTGCGCGACGGCGGCCGCATCATCAACATCTCCAGTGGCGCCGCCCGCATCGCGATGCCCGAGATCCTCGCCTACGGGGCCACCAAGGGGGCGCTCGACACCCTGACCCTGAACCTCGCCAAAGCCCTCGGCGCGCGCGGGATCACCGTGAACTCGGTCGCCCCCGGCATCGTCGACACCGACGTCAACGCCGGCTGGCTGCGGGGCAACGCCGAGGCCGAGGCGCACGCCGCCTCGCTCTCCGCGCTCGGCCGTGTCGGCCGCCCCGAGGACATCGCGGACGTCGTCGGCTTCCTCGCCTCCGACGCCGCGCGCTGGGTGACCGGGCGTGTGGTCGACGCCACCGGAGGCTCCGCGCTCTGA
- a CDS encoding outer membrane protein assembly factor BamB family protein encodes MERRRPVRLLGYLAFAAAAAFAAVAALYLVLLTKLVFADAPGRMCGIDSCPRGMGTLALLAPLCAVAAWLLWRVPRKRGHRRAPVHVRVIAVCAALAALGPGWLGFEYARGPQLDLSGWQEPVHPAAAPVGVWAPEPGSLVRARRDGLVGYNGEGRKSWRLPAPERTPLCALSRTTPSGTGLVAYGESPGTCGSQVVAVDLSDGHARWTRDTGRALVAAAGASAVVADRDTVTGLDLEGGHELWRAPVPAECTVKAVDGSERHALYVEECGDSARITAVDARTGTRAWQTALPTVSRLREVRVLSAAPPVVRLTETAERGTDAVLLFDAEGRARGSVPASGPAGDLLSEPAPVLTGDLLVTAVKQGKKNGVSAYSLTDGRRVWHAAAGAGDAQIRGLAPTGPGEVGVVTSDRWWTYLSHRRLADGVRRAEPTVLRDLPLGERFTFYPGPPGSYVFVNLDRKGLLPPIFDIGPVFGW; translated from the coding sequence ATGGAACGACGGCGGCCCGTACGGCTCTTGGGCTACCTCGCGTTCGCCGCCGCCGCGGCGTTCGCGGCGGTGGCGGCGCTGTACCTGGTCCTCCTGACCAAGCTGGTGTTCGCCGACGCCCCCGGCCGCATGTGCGGCATCGACAGCTGCCCGCGCGGCATGGGCACGCTCGCGCTGCTCGCCCCGCTGTGCGCCGTGGCCGCGTGGCTGCTGTGGCGGGTGCCGAGGAAGCGCGGCCACCGCCGCGCCCCGGTGCACGTCCGCGTGATCGCCGTCTGCGCGGCGCTGGCCGCGCTGGGGCCCGGCTGGCTGGGCTTCGAGTACGCGCGCGGCCCGCAGCTGGACCTGTCGGGCTGGCAGGAGCCCGTGCATCCGGCGGCGGCCCCGGTCGGCGTCTGGGCTCCCGAGCCCGGCTCGCTCGTACGGGCCCGCAGGGACGGCCTCGTCGGCTACAACGGGGAGGGCCGCAAGAGCTGGCGGCTGCCCGCCCCGGAGCGTACGCCGCTCTGCGCGCTCAGCCGGACGACCCCGTCGGGCACCGGCCTCGTCGCGTACGGGGAGAGCCCCGGGACGTGCGGCTCGCAGGTCGTCGCCGTGGACCTGTCCGACGGCCACGCGCGGTGGACCCGGGACACCGGCCGGGCGCTGGTGGCCGCGGCGGGCGCGAGCGCCGTCGTCGCGGACCGGGACACGGTGACCGGCCTCGACCTGGAGGGCGGCCACGAGCTCTGGCGGGCCCCGGTCCCCGCCGAGTGCACGGTGAAGGCCGTCGACGGTTCGGAGCGCCATGCCCTGTACGTGGAGGAGTGCGGCGACTCCGCCCGGATCACGGCCGTCGACGCCCGTACGGGAACCCGCGCCTGGCAGACCGCGCTGCCGACGGTGAGCAGGCTGCGCGAGGTGCGGGTGCTGTCCGCCGCCCCGCCGGTCGTACGCCTTACGGAGACGGCCGAGCGCGGCACGGACGCGGTGCTGCTGTTCGACGCCGAGGGCCGGGCGCGCGGCTCCGTACCGGCCTCGGGTCCGGCCGGGGACCTGCTGTCCGAGCCCGCCCCGGTCCTGACCGGCGACCTGCTGGTCACCGCGGTGAAGCAGGGCAAGAAGAACGGCGTGTCCGCCTACTCCCTCACCGACGGCCGTCGCGTCTGGCACGCGGCCGCGGGCGCCGGCGACGCGCAGATCCGCGGACTGGCCCCGACCGGCCCGGGCGAGGTCGGCGTGGTGACCTCCGACCGCTGGTGGACGTACCTCTCCCACCGCCGTCTGGCCGACGGCGTGCGCCGGGCGGAGCCCACCGTCCTGCGCGACCTGCCGCTGGGCGAGCGGTTCACCTTCTACCCGGGCCCGCCCGGCTCGTACGTCTTCGTGAACCTGGACCGCAAGGGCCTGCTGCCGCCGATTTTCGACATCGGCCCGGTCTTCGGCTGGTGA
- a CDS encoding protease inhibitor I9 family protein, protein MRIRLSRALPVAVAVLAAVAVLPVAAATADVPEPVPHTLPAADHATYIVTVREDSDPAEVAERVGATPLHVYRTVLHGFAARLSPDQVEALQAMPDVETVEEDGRASGDNAPGDYWGWGPGGR, encoded by the coding sequence ATGCGCATCCGCCTGAGCCGAGCCCTGCCCGTGGCCGTGGCCGTACTGGCCGCCGTCGCCGTACTGCCCGTGGCCGCGGCCACCGCCGACGTGCCGGAACCCGTACCGCACACGCTTCCCGCCGCCGACCACGCCACGTACATCGTCACCGTGCGGGAGGACAGCGACCCCGCCGAAGTGGCCGAGCGGGTCGGCGCCACCCCGCTGCACGTCTACCGCACCGTCCTGCACGGCTTCGCCGCCCGGCTGAGCCCCGACCAGGTCGAGGCCCTGCAGGCGATGCCGGACGTCGAGACCGTGGAGGAGGACGGCCGGGCGAGCGGCGACAACGCCCCCGGCGACTACTGGGGGTGGGGGCCCGGAGGCAGGTGA
- a CDS encoding S8 family peptidase, with translation MRLLARLAAAALLTVPPVAAGTASAAAPEPTPAPLKTAANPVPGKYIVTLEKGVDAAKAAQKLGLKPTFVYTSAINGFAVPMTPLQLMIVRNALGVKSVEEDAKVQSVPKQSTAAGTRAPALSWGLDRIDQQSDWDKANGKGDGQFSPEGNGAGVTAYILDTGIDYDHTEFGGPDATRATFGFDAINDGRNGADCQGHGTHVAGTVAGKTYGVAKKASLVSVRVLGCDGKGEYSGIIAGLDWVAKNAKQPAVLNGSLGGELSKAVNDAADAVTAAGVLPVIAAGNSAKDACGVSPASAGKVVTVAASNRYDEETSFSNWGQCVTLYAPGEAIVSAKLGGGSVALDGTSMAAPHVAGVAVLYKAKNPTADPETLAEFLESETTKDVLSNLSPASPNKLLYTAGL, from the coding sequence ATGCGCCTGCTCGCACGCCTGGCCGCCGCCGCCCTCCTCACCGTCCCCCCGGTCGCCGCCGGCACGGCTTCCGCCGCGGCCCCGGAGCCGACCCCGGCACCGCTGAAGACCGCCGCCAACCCGGTGCCCGGCAAGTACATCGTGACGCTGGAGAAGGGGGTGGACGCGGCCAAGGCCGCGCAGAAGCTGGGCCTGAAGCCCACGTTCGTCTACACCTCGGCGATCAACGGCTTCGCGGTCCCGATGACCCCGCTCCAGCTGATGATCGTCCGCAACGCCCTGGGGGTGAAGTCGGTCGAGGAGGACGCGAAGGTGCAGTCGGTGCCGAAGCAGAGCACCGCGGCGGGCACCCGGGCCCCGGCCCTGTCCTGGGGCCTGGACCGGATCGACCAGCAGAGCGACTGGGACAAGGCCAACGGCAAGGGGGACGGGCAGTTCTCCCCGGAGGGCAACGGCGCCGGGGTGACCGCCTACATCCTCGACACCGGCATCGACTACGACCACACCGAGTTCGGCGGGCCCGACGCCACCCGCGCCACGTTTGGTTTCGACGCGATCAACGACGGCCGCAACGGCGCCGACTGCCAGGGCCACGGTACGCACGTCGCGGGTACGGTCGCGGGGAAGACGTACGGGGTCGCGAAGAAGGCCAGCCTCGTCAGCGTCCGAGTCCTCGGCTGCGACGGCAAGGGCGAGTACTCGGGGATCATCGCCGGGCTGGACTGGGTGGCCAAGAACGCCAAGCAGCCGGCCGTGCTCAACGGCTCGCTGGGCGGTGAACTGTCGAAGGCCGTGAACGACGCCGCTGACGCGGTCACCGCGGCGGGCGTGCTGCCCGTCATCGCGGCGGGCAACTCCGCGAAGGACGCCTGCGGCGTCTCGCCGGCCTCCGCGGGGAAGGTGGTCACCGTCGCCGCCTCCAACCGGTACGACGAGGAGACCAGCTTCTCCAACTGGGGCCAGTGCGTGACCCTCTACGCCCCCGGTGAGGCCATCGTCTCCGCGAAGCTCGGCGGCGGCAGCGTGGCCCTCGACGGTACGTCGATGGCCGCGCCGCACGTCGCCGGTGTCGCGGTCCTCTACAAGGCCAAGAACCCCACGGCGGACCCGGAGACCCTCGCCGAATTCCTGGAGTCCGAGACCACCAAGGACGTCCTGAGCAACCTCAGCCCGGCCAGCCCGAACAAGCTGCTCTACACCGCCGGACTCTGA
- a CDS encoding protease inhibitor I9 family protein, which translates to MRIRLSRALPVAAAVLAAVAAVAAVAARPVSAATADVPEPVPHTAPTADHATYIVTVRGDADPAEVAERVGATPLHVYRTVLHGFAARLSPDQVEALRAMPDVETVEEDRGATGF; encoded by the coding sequence ATGCGCATCCGCCTGAGCCGGGCCCTGCCCGTGGCCGCCGCCGTACTGGCCGCCGTCGCCGCAGTGGCCGCCGTCGCCGCCCGGCCCGTGTCGGCGGCCACCGCCGACGTGCCGGAACCCGTACCGCACACGGCCCCCACCGCCGACCACGCCACGTACATCGTCACCGTGCGGGGGGACGCCGACCCGGCCGAAGTGGCCGAGCGGGTCGGCGCCACCCCGCTCCACGTCTACCGCACCGTCCTGCACGGCTTCGCCGCCCGGCTGAGCCCCGACCAGGTCGAGGCCCTGCGCGCGATGCCGGACGTCGAGACCGTGGAGGAGGACCGTGGGGCCACCGGCTTCTGA
- a CDS encoding S8 family peptidase, with protein sequence MRHLAALTATALLALTPLGAGAASADSPEPTPAPLLTSADAIPGSYIVTLDKSVSPGAFAKRLGLAAKFTYTRTINGFAASLTAEQLKSVRGAHGVTSVTEDATVTGPPTPAKGIGTKSPSHSWGLDRIDQRFLPLDNDFSANRSGQGVTAYILDSGIDFRHPEFGGRARAGFDAIGDGRNGADCNGHGTHVAGTVGGETFGVARKVSLVSVRVLGCDNRGAWSGIIAGFDWIARNAQQPAVLNASLGGDRLEAVNAAATAVSDRGVLPVIAAGNDNRDACRVSPASAARVVTVGATNRFDEETDFSNHGSCLDLYAPGKDIISARLGGGSVAMDGTSMAAPHVTGVAALYKSEHPNALPAEVTDFLNEVSTKDIVQNLSNNGPNKLLFTDGL encoded by the coding sequence ATGCGTCACCTCGCAGCCCTGACCGCCACCGCCTTGCTCGCACTGACCCCCCTCGGAGCCGGTGCGGCTTCCGCAGACAGCCCGGAGCCGACCCCGGCGCCGCTCCTCACGTCTGCGGACGCCATCCCGGGCAGCTACATCGTCACCCTCGACAAGAGCGTCTCCCCGGGGGCGTTCGCGAAGCGACTGGGTCTGGCGGCGAAGTTCACCTACACCAGGACGATCAACGGCTTCGCGGCGTCCCTCACGGCGGAGCAGCTGAAGTCCGTCCGCGGGGCGCACGGTGTGACGTCCGTGACGGAGGACGCGACGGTGACCGGGCCGCCGACCCCCGCGAAGGGGATCGGGACCAAGTCGCCCTCCCACTCCTGGGGCCTGGACCGCATCGACCAGCGGTTCCTGCCGCTGGACAACGACTTCAGCGCCAACCGCAGCGGCCAGGGCGTGACGGCGTACATCCTCGACAGCGGCATCGACTTCCGCCACCCCGAATTCGGCGGCCGCGCACGGGCGGGCTTCGACGCGATCGGGGACGGCCGCAACGGCGCGGACTGCAACGGCCACGGCACGCACGTCGCGGGCACGGTCGGCGGCGAGACCTTCGGCGTGGCGCGCAAGGTGAGCCTGGTCAGCGTCCGGGTCCTCGGCTGTGACAACCGGGGTGCCTGGTCGGGCATCATCGCGGGCTTCGACTGGATCGCCCGCAACGCCCAGCAGCCGGCCGTCCTGAACGCCTCGCTGGGCGGCGACCGGCTCGAAGCGGTCAACGCGGCCGCGACGGCCGTGTCCGACCGGGGCGTGCTGCCGGTCATCGCGGCGGGCAACGACAACCGCGACGCCTGCCGCGTCTCGCCCGCGTCCGCCGCGCGCGTGGTGACGGTCGGCGCGACGAACCGCTTCGACGAGGAGACGGACTTCTCGAACCACGGCTCCTGCCTGGACCTCTACGCCCCCGGCAAGGACATCATCTCCGCGCGTCTGGGCGGCGGCAGCGTGGCCATGGACGGTACGTCCATGGCCGCGCCGCACGTGACCGGTGTGGCCGCGCTCTACAAGTCGGAGCACCCGAACGCGCTGCCGGCGGAGGTGACGGACTTCCTGAACGAGGTGTCCACGAAGGACATCGTCCAGAACCTCAGCAACAACGGCCCGAACAAGCTGCTGTTCACCGACGGTCTCTGA
- a CDS encoding DUF397 domain-containing protein, with the protein MTSTPEYDLSAATWHKSSYSDASGGNCLEVSDGHPDLIPVRDSKQPEGPHVVFHAQAWARFVGSL; encoded by the coding sequence ATGACCAGCACGCCTGAGTACGACCTGTCGGCGGCCACCTGGCACAAGTCCAGCTACAGCGACGCCAGCGGCGGTAACTGCCTCGAAGTCTCCGACGGGCACCCCGACCTGATCCCGGTACGGGACTCCAAGCAACCCGAAGGCCCGCACGTGGTGTTCCACGCGCAGGCCTGGGCCCGGTTCGTCGGGTCGCTCTGA
- a CDS encoding helix-turn-helix domain-containing protein translates to MPQKNLDPSSSPRALLGAELRVARERAGMSQAELGERLFVSGAFIGQLEAGTRRMHLEFARQIDDILDTGGFFVRNCGAAAKSKYPDHFAAAAEAEALATSIREYAPQLIPGLLQTEAYARAVFRAGHPTAPEEVIDELVANRLARAALLDDPTAPLFWCVLDEAVLRRGGESPEVMAEALRHIARLIRAHRIIVQVLPFSAGMHAAMGGAIKLMSFDDAPPLSYVEGMGTGLLFDDPATVTHHTLTYDLLTANALSPRKSLALIESVAEDCEHDQHA, encoded by the coding sequence ATGCCACAAAAGAACCTCGATCCGTCCTCATCCCCCCGCGCCCTCCTGGGGGCGGAGCTGCGCGTAGCGCGCGAACGCGCGGGCATGAGCCAGGCCGAACTCGGCGAACGGCTCTTCGTGAGCGGCGCGTTCATCGGCCAGCTCGAAGCGGGCACGCGCCGTATGCACCTGGAGTTCGCCCGCCAGATCGACGACATCCTCGACACGGGCGGCTTCTTCGTCCGCAACTGCGGGGCGGCCGCCAAGTCCAAGTACCCGGACCACTTCGCGGCGGCGGCCGAGGCGGAGGCTCTGGCGACCTCCATCCGGGAGTACGCGCCCCAGCTGATCCCGGGGCTGCTCCAGACGGAGGCGTACGCGCGTGCCGTCTTCCGCGCTGGCCATCCGACCGCGCCGGAGGAAGTGATCGACGAACTGGTCGCAAACCGATTGGCCCGCGCCGCCCTCCTCGATGATCCAACAGCACCACTGTTTTGGTGCGTCCTTGACGAGGCGGTCCTGCGCCGGGGCGGGGAGAGCCCGGAAGTCATGGCCGAGGCACTACGGCACATCGCGCGTCTGATCCGGGCTCACCGAATCATCGTGCAGGTGCTCCCGTTCAGCGCGGGCATGCACGCAGCCATGGGCGGCGCTATCAAGTTGATGTCCTTCGACGACGCTCCACCTCTGTCCTACGTCGAAGGCATGGGTACGGGGCTCCTGTTCGACGATCCTGCGACAGTCACCCATCACACCCTGACCTACGATCTCCTCACGGCCAACGCGCTCTCCCCTCGGAAGTCCCTGGCCTTGATCGAGTCCGTGGCGGAGGATTGCGAACATGACCAGCACGCCTGA
- a CDS encoding amidase — MSEAVEAVNFAFELGWKLRGLETALAPRGVCGPEAGDPKPPPPAGWQRFTLVHCPLEGYPGFDDPRYEGLRAAPPQGCAVEDLGGCLGLRCERPGGRLLDAVAELCAEIRTRYGLLMTGLGIDKLWEWSEDGPDGWGAEIVGQLLLMAAERGPRLGYGVDDLAGFLTEAAGGGSM, encoded by the coding sequence GTGAGCGAGGCCGTGGAGGCGGTGAACTTCGCCTTCGAGCTCGGCTGGAAGCTGCGCGGTCTGGAGACGGCCCTCGCCCCGCGCGGGGTGTGCGGGCCCGAGGCCGGGGATCCGAAGCCGCCTCCGCCGGCCGGCTGGCAGCGGTTCACGCTGGTGCACTGCCCGCTGGAGGGCTATCCGGGGTTCGACGACCCGCGCTACGAGGGTCTCAGGGCGGCCCCGCCCCAGGGGTGCGCGGTGGAGGACCTCGGCGGGTGCCTCGGGCTGCGGTGCGAGCGGCCGGGCGGGCGGCTGCTCGACGCGGTGGCGGAGCTGTGCGCGGAGATCCGCACCCGGTATGGGCTGCTCATGACCGGGCTCGGCATCGACAAGCTGTGGGAGTGGTCCGAGGACGGTCCGGACGGCTGGGGCGCGGAGATCGTCGGGCAGCTGCTGCTGATGGCGGCCGAGCGCGGCCCGAGGCTCGGCTACGGCGTGGACGACCTGGCCGGCTTCCTGACGGAGGCCGCCGGCGGGGGCTCGATGTGA
- a CDS encoding GNAT family N-acetyltransferase, whose translation MINSIPPVVPAGRMRALPQPEFELPGGMLLRPWTAYDVPALVEACHDPDIRHWNRPDLLTPAEAEERIARWHTRWQDEAAATWAVAPASGGPAVGLIGIADLDLAGGSGEILYWLLPAGRGRGVMAPATERVGRWAFEDLGLHRVRITHSVANPASCAVATKAGFPLEGTMRGALLHADGWHDQHLHARLSTD comes from the coding sequence ATGATCAACTCGATACCCCCCGTGGTCCCGGCCGGCCGGATGCGCGCCCTGCCGCAGCCCGAGTTCGAACTGCCGGGCGGCATGCTGCTGCGCCCCTGGACGGCCTACGACGTCCCCGCGCTCGTCGAGGCCTGCCACGACCCCGACATCCGGCACTGGAACCGGCCCGACCTGCTCACCCCGGCCGAGGCCGAGGAACGGATCGCCCGCTGGCACACCCGCTGGCAGGACGAGGCGGCCGCGACGTGGGCCGTCGCCCCCGCCTCCGGAGGCCCGGCCGTCGGGCTCATCGGCATCGCCGACCTCGATCTCGCGGGCGGCAGCGGCGAGATCCTCTACTGGCTGCTGCCCGCCGGACGCGGCCGCGGGGTCATGGCGCCCGCCACGGAACGCGTCGGCCGCTGGGCCTTCGAGGACCTCGGCCTGCACCGCGTACGGATCACCCACTCCGTGGCCAACCCGGCCTCCTGCGCCGTCGCGACGAAGGCCGGGTTCCCCCTGGAGGGCACCATGCGCGGCGCCCTCCTGCACGCGGACGGCTGGCACGACCAACACCTGCACGCCCGCCTGAGCACCGACTGA
- a CDS encoding ATP-binding cassette domain-containing protein, with the protein MIEVNELTKRYGGRTAVDHLTFTVRPGRVTGFLGPNGAGKSTTLRMILGLDAPTTGSATVSGVPFHHHRRGLRHVGALLDAGQVHGGRSAAAHLSALARSNGIARRRVDEVLQEVGLAEAAKRRIGGFSLGMKQRLGIATALLGDPPVLMFDEPINGMDPEGVLWVRRLFRRLAAEGRTVFLSSHLMSEMENTADQLVVIGRGRLVAAESVRDFAARSTRSSVVVGTPQTAELAAVLTAAGAAVEPEGPAGAARLAVTGLPADRIGALAFEHRIRVDELTTRSASLEAAFMELTADSVEYQAGEAR; encoded by the coding sequence GTGATCGAAGTCAACGAACTCACCAAGCGCTACGGCGGCAGGACGGCCGTCGACCATCTGACCTTCACCGTGCGGCCGGGCCGGGTCACCGGATTCCTCGGCCCCAACGGAGCCGGCAAGTCCACCACCCTGCGGATGATCCTCGGCCTGGACGCGCCCACCACCGGCTCCGCCACCGTCAGCGGTGTCCCCTTCCACCACCACCGGCGCGGGCTCCGGCACGTCGGCGCCCTCCTCGACGCCGGACAGGTCCACGGCGGACGCAGCGCCGCCGCCCACCTGTCCGCCCTGGCCCGCAGCAACGGCATCGCGCGGCGCCGGGTGGACGAGGTGCTTCAGGAGGTGGGGCTGGCCGAGGCGGCGAAGCGCCGCATCGGCGGATTCTCCCTCGGCATGAAGCAGCGGCTGGGAATCGCCACCGCCCTGCTCGGCGACCCGCCCGTGCTCATGTTCGACGAGCCGATCAACGGTATGGACCCGGAGGGCGTGCTCTGGGTACGCCGGCTGTTCCGGCGGCTGGCCGCCGAGGGGCGCACCGTCTTCCTCTCCAGCCACCTGATGTCGGAAATGGAGAACACCGCCGACCAGCTGGTCGTCATCGGCCGGGGCCGCCTCGTCGCCGCCGAGTCGGTACGGGACTTCGCGGCGCGCAGCACCCGTAGCAGCGTCGTGGTGGGGACACCACAGACCGCCGAACTGGCAGCCGTGCTGACCGCTGCGGGCGCGGCGGTCGAGCCGGAAGGCCCGGCGGGCGCCGCGAGGCTCGCCGTGACCGGGCTCCCGGCGGACCGGATCGGAGCGCTCGCCTTCGAGCACCGCATCCGGGTGGACGAGCTGACCACCCGCAGCGCCTCACTGGAGGCGGCCTTCATGGAACTCACCGCCGACAGCGTCGAATACCAGGCAGGAGAGGCCCGATGA
- a CDS encoding ABC transporter permease yields the protein MTTLASVPPAAPVTGPSARFGDLVASEWIKMRSLRSTPWTIALTVLFVIGSSAVTTLAGGTDRSGPAVFLPYAAYPPAGYWTLILVAGSVGALTVVSEYGSGLIRTTTVAVPARGSVVLAKAAVTAVLWTAVGAVVSTGSFLVSQAVLGGRHAGVPLTHPGVLRALVASALLAPVCALIGLGLGVLIRHSAATMVTTVFILLMLPPMFSEGERWSADVNHAMVSAAWKRLVQDWEPDPGALGHAATVSGSWTVYLLWPVIAVAVAVLVVRRRDV from the coding sequence ATGACCACGCTCGCCTCCGTCCCCCCGGCCGCCCCCGTCACCGGGCCGTCCGCCCGCTTCGGCGACCTGGTCGCCTCCGAGTGGATCAAAATGCGGTCCCTGCGCTCCACGCCGTGGACGATCGCCCTCACCGTCCTGTTCGTCATCGGGTCCTCCGCCGTGACCACGCTCGCGGGCGGCACCGACCGTTCCGGCCCTGCCGTCTTCCTGCCCTACGCCGCCTATCCGCCGGCCGGCTACTGGACGCTGATACTCGTCGCCGGCAGCGTCGGCGCCCTCACCGTGGTGAGCGAGTACGGCAGCGGCCTGATCCGCACCACCACCGTGGCCGTCCCCGCCCGCGGCTCGGTGGTGCTGGCCAAGGCGGCCGTCACCGCCGTGCTGTGGACGGCGGTCGGCGCGGTCGTCTCCACCGGTTCCTTCCTGGTCTCCCAGGCCGTCCTCGGCGGGCGGCACGCCGGGGTTCCGCTCACCCACCCCGGTGTGCTCCGGGCGCTGGTGGCATCCGCGTTGCTGGCCCCGGTCTGCGCACTGATCGGACTGGGCCTCGGCGTCCTGATCCGGCACAGCGCCGCGACCATGGTCACCACGGTCTTCATCCTGCTGATGCTGCCCCCCATGTTCTCGGAGGGCGAGCGCTGGTCGGCGGACGTCAACCACGCGATGGTGTCGGCCGCCTGGAAGCGCCTGGTCCAGGACTGGGAGCCGGACCCGGGAGCCCTCGGTCACGCCGCCACGGTCTCCGGCTCCTGGACCGTGTACCTGCTCTGGCCGGTGATCGCGGTCGCCGTCGCCGTGCTCGTCGTGCGGCGCCGTGACGTATGA